One region of Polaribacter pectinis genomic DNA includes:
- a CDS encoding citrate synthase, which yields MSDIAKLQIGENSYEFPLIKGTENEVAIDIKSLRGATNGVITIDPGYKNTGSCESAITFLDGEKGILRYRGYSIEELAEKADFLEVAYALIFGDLPTKEQLDKFHADIKTKSVVDDDIKKILDAFPKTAHPMGILSSLTSALTAFNPSSVNVDSEEEMYNAIVKIMAKFPVLVAWTMRKQKGLPLNYGSKSLGYVENIMKMMFEEPNEDYVMNPIIKDALDKLLILHADHEQNCSTSTVRIVGSSHAGLFASLSAGISALWGPLHGGANQAVLEMLEAIKADGGDTKKYMAKAKDKSDPFRLMGFGHRVYKNFDPRAKIIKKAADEVLKDLGIEDPILDIARGLEQEALNDPYFVDRKLYPNVDFYSGIIYRAMNIPVEMFTVMFAMGRLPGWIAQWKEMRLGKEPIGRPRQIYTGENLRPFKTIDNR from the coding sequence ATGTCAGATATAGCTAAATTACAAATAGGAGAAAATTCATACGAATTTCCACTTATAAAAGGAACGGAAAATGAAGTAGCAATAGATATTAAGTCTTTGCGAGGAGCTACAAACGGTGTTATTACTATAGATCCAGGGTATAAGAATACAGGTTCTTGTGAAAGTGCAATAACTTTTTTAGATGGTGAAAAAGGAATTTTAAGATATAGAGGATATTCAATTGAAGAATTAGCAGAAAAAGCAGATTTTTTAGAAGTTGCTTATGCATTAATTTTTGGAGATTTACCAACTAAAGAACAGTTAGATAAATTTCATGCAGATATTAAAACAAAATCTGTTGTAGATGATGATATTAAAAAAATATTAGATGCTTTTCCAAAGACGGCGCATCCAATGGGTATTTTATCTTCATTAACAAGTGCTTTAACAGCATTTAACCCATCTTCTGTTAATGTAGATTCAGAAGAAGAAATGTACAATGCCATCGTTAAAATAATGGCAAAGTTTCCAGTTCTAGTTGCTTGGACAATGCGTAAGCAAAAAGGATTACCATTAAATTATGGTTCTAAATCTTTAGGTTATGTAGAGAATATTATGAAAATGATGTTCGAAGAACCTAATGAAGATTATGTAATGAATCCAATAATAAAAGATGCATTAGATAAATTATTAATATTACATGCAGATCATGAGCAAAACTGTTCTACTTCTACAGTAAGAATTGTAGGTTCTTCTCACGCAGGTTTATTTGCATCATTATCAGCAGGAATTTCTGCACTTTGGGGACCACTTCATGGAGGTGCAAACCAAGCAGTGTTAGAAATGTTGGAAGCAATTAAAGCTGATGGTGGAGATACAAAAAAATACATGGCTAAAGCCAAAGACAAGTCAGACCCTTTTAGATTAATGGGTTTTGGACATAGAGTATACAAGAATTTTGATCCAAGAGCAAAAATTATTAAAAAAGCTGCAGATGAAGTTTTAAAAGATTTAGGTATCGAAGATCCTATTTTAGATATCGCAAGAGGTTTAGAGCAAGAAGCTTTAAATGATCCTTATTTTGTAGATAGAAAATTGTATCCTAACGTAGATTTTTATTCAGGAATCATATATAGAGCAATGAATATTCCTGTAGAAATGTTTACTGTTATGTTTGCAATGGGACGTTTACCAGGTTGGATAGCACAATGGAAAGAAATGCGTTTAGGGAAAGAACCAATTGGTAGACCAAGACAAATTTATACTGGTGAAAACTTAAGACCATTTAAAACAATAGACAATAGATAA
- the rpsD gene encoding 30S ribosomal protein S4: protein MARYTGPKTKIARKFGEAIFGEDKNFEKRNYPPGQHGNARRRGKKSEYATQLMEKQKAKYTYGILERQFRNLFKEAQSASGITGEILLQLCESRLDNVVYRMGVSNSRSGARQLVSHRHITVNGELVNIPSYSLKEGDVVSVREKSKSLVAIEDALASNNNVFEWLTWNNDTKTGTFVKVPERLQIPENIKEQLIVELYSK from the coding sequence ATGGCAAGATATACAGGACCAAAAACTAAAATTGCTCGTAAATTTGGCGAAGCAATCTTTGGAGAAGATAAAAACTTCGAAAAAAGAAATTACCCTCCAGGACAGCATGGAAATGCAAGAAGAAGAGGAAAAAAATCTGAATATGCAACTCAATTAATGGAGAAGCAAAAAGCAAAATATACTTATGGTATTTTAGAGCGTCAGTTCAGAAACTTGTTTAAAGAAGCACAATCTGCATCTGGAATTACTGGTGAAATCTTATTACAATTATGTGAATCTCGTTTAGATAACGTTGTTTACAGAATGGGAGTTTCTAACTCAAGAAGTGGAGCTCGTCAATTAGTTTCTCACAGACACATTACTGTAAATGGAGAATTAGTTAATATTCCATCATACAGTTTAAAAGAAGGAGATGTAGTATCTGTAAGAGAAAAATCTAAATCATTAGTTGCTATTGAAGATGCATTAGCATCTAACAACAATGTTTTTGAATGGTTAACTTGGAACAATGATACTAAAACTGGAACTTTTGTAAAAGTACCAGAAAGATTACAAATTCCAGAGAACATCAAAGAGCAATTAATAGTAGAATTATATTCTAAATAA
- the rplQ gene encoding 50S ribosomal protein L17 — protein MRHGKKHNHLGRTTSHRKAMLANMTCSLIEHKRINTTVAKAKALRVFAEPLITKSKTDTTHNRRIVFSSLRDKFAVTELFKEISVKVADRPGGYLRIIKLGNRQGDNAPMAMVELVDYNEIYNPKGTKAKKTTRRGRSKKADSAQVETTATEEKSEE, from the coding sequence ATGAGACACGGAAAAAAACACAATCATTTAGGAAGAACAACTTCGCACAGAAAAGCGATGTTAGCTAATATGACTTGTTCTTTAATAGAGCACAAGCGTATTAACACAACAGTGGCAAAAGCAAAAGCTTTAAGAGTATTTGCAGAACCATTAATTACAAAGTCTAAAACTGATACAACTCACAACAGACGTATTGTATTTTCTTCTTTACGTGATAAATTTGCAGTTACAGAATTATTTAAAGAAATTTCTGTAAAAGTAGCAGACAGACCAGGAGGATATTTACGTATTATCAAATTAGGAAACCGTCAAGGAGATAATGCTCCTATGGCAATGGTAGAATTAGTTGATTATAACGAAATCTATAATCCTAAAGGAACAAAAGCAAAGAAAACTACTCGTAGAGGAAGAAGCAAGAAAGCTGATTCAGCTCAAGTAGAAACAACTGCAACAGAAGAAAAATCTGAAGAATAA
- a CDS encoding DNA-directed RNA polymerase subunit alpha translates to MAILNFQKPDKVIMIESTDFSGRFEFRPLEPGFGLTVGNALRRVLLSSLEGFAITSLRVDGVEHEFSTVSGIVEDVTEIILNLKQVRFKKQIEDTDRETVSVSVSGQEQFTAGDLQKFISGFQVLNPDLVICNMDKSVKLNAEITIEKGRGFVPAEENKKASAPIGTIFTDSIYTPIKNVKYAIENFRVEQKTDYEKLVFDIDTDGSINPKDALTEAAKILIHHFMLFSDERITLEADEIAQTETYDEESLHMRQLLKTRLIDMDLSVRALNCLKAAEVDTLGDLVSFNKSDLMKFRNFGKKSLTELEELVIVKGLNFGMDLTKYKLDRD, encoded by the coding sequence ATGGCAATTTTAAATTTTCAAAAGCCCGATAAAGTTATAATGATAGAATCTACAGATTTTTCTGGTAGATTTGAGTTCAGACCTTTAGAACCAGGTTTTGGTTTAACGGTTGGAAATGCGTTAAGAAGAGTACTTTTATCATCTTTAGAAGGATTTGCAATTACATCATTAAGAGTAGATGGTGTAGAGCATGAGTTTTCTACAGTTAGTGGTATCGTAGAAGATGTAACAGAAATTATCTTAAACTTAAAACAAGTTCGTTTTAAGAAACAAATTGAAGATACAGACAGAGAAACAGTTTCTGTATCTGTATCTGGTCAAGAGCAGTTTACTGCAGGAGATTTACAGAAATTTATTTCTGGTTTTCAAGTATTGAATCCAGATTTAGTAATCTGTAACATGGATAAATCTGTAAAGTTAAATGCAGAAATTACTATAGAAAAAGGTAGAGGATTTGTACCTGCAGAAGAAAATAAAAAAGCTTCAGCACCAATAGGAACAATCTTTACAGATTCTATTTACACGCCAATTAAGAATGTAAAGTATGCAATCGAAAACTTTCGTGTAGAGCAAAAAACGGATTATGAAAAATTAGTTTTCGATATCGATACTGATGGATCAATCAATCCTAAAGATGCTTTAACTGAAGCTGCAAAGATATTAATCCACCACTTTATGTTATTCTCTGATGAGCGTATCACTTTAGAGGCAGATGAAATTGCACAAACTGAAACATATGATGAAGAATCATTACACATGCGTCAGTTATTAAAAACTAGATTAATCGATATGGATTTATCTGTAAGAGCTTTAAATTGTTTAAAAGCTGCAGAAGTAGATACATTAGGAGATTTAGTTTCCTTTAACAAAAGCGATTTAATGAAGTTCCGTAACTTCGGTAAAAAATCATTAACAGAACTAGAAGAATTAGTTATTGTTAAAGGTTTAAATTTCGGAATGGATTTAACAAAATACAAATTAGATAGAGATTAA
- the rpsM gene encoding 30S ribosomal protein S13 yields the protein MARIAGIDIPKNKRGVIALTYIFGIGSSRAKKVLAEAKVDESIKVQDWTDDQIAAIREQVGSFTIEGELRSEVQINIKRLMDIGCQRGIRHRLGLPLRGQRTKNNSRTRKGKRKTVANKKK from the coding sequence ATGGCAAGAATAGCAGGTATTGATATTCCAAAGAATAAAAGAGGAGTTATTGCTTTAACTTACATCTTTGGTATAGGAAGCAGCAGAGCTAAAAAAGTTTTAGCAGAAGCAAAAGTAGACGAAAGTATTAAAGTTCAAGACTGGACTGATGATCAAATCGCAGCAATTAGAGAACAAGTTGGATCTTTCACAATTGAAGGTGAATTACGTTCAGAAGTTCAAATAAACATCAAACGTTTGATGGATATTGGTTGTCAAAGAGGAATTCGTCATAGACTTGGTCTTCCATTAAGAGGACAAAGAACTAAAAACAATTCTCGTACAAGAAAAGGTAAGAGAAAAACTGTAGCTAACAAGAAAAAATAA
- the eno gene encoding phosphopyruvate hydratase — MSIIISVHARQIFDSRGNPTVEVDVTTENGVLGRAAVPSGASTGEHEAVELRDGGTAYMGKGVLKAVKNVNEIIAQELLGVSVFEQNTIDQLMIDLDGTPNKSKLGANAILGVSLAAAKAAANELGMPLYRYVGGVSANTLPVPMMNIINGGSHSDAPIAFQEFMVMPVKAETFTQAMQMGSEIFHNLKKVLHDRNLSTAVGDEGGFAPNLEGGTEDALDTIKKAVDNAGYTLGDDVMIALDCAAAEFYKDGKYDYSLFEGPTGKVRSSKEQADYLAELAAKYPIISIEDGMDENDWEGWKYLTEKIGDKVQLVGDDLFVTNVERLSRGIENGIANSILIKVNQIGSLTETIAAVNMAKNAGFTSVMSHRSGETEDNTIADLAVALNCGQIKTGSASRSDRMAKYNQLLRIEEELGETAYFPQEKAFKI; from the coding sequence ATGAGTATTATAATTAGCGTTCACGCACGTCAAATTTTCGATTCAAGAGGTAATCCAACAGTAGAAGTAGATGTTACAACAGAAAACGGAGTTTTAGGTAGAGCCGCAGTTCCTTCTGGAGCTTCTACAGGAGAACATGAAGCAGTAGAATTACGTGATGGTGGTACAGCATACATGGGTAAAGGAGTTTTAAAAGCTGTTAAAAATGTAAACGAAATTATAGCTCAAGAACTTTTAGGAGTTTCTGTTTTCGAACAAAACACTATAGATCAATTAATGATTGATTTAGATGGAACACCAAACAAATCTAAATTAGGAGCAAACGCAATTTTAGGTGTTTCTTTAGCAGCAGCAAAAGCAGCAGCAAATGAATTAGGTATGCCTTTATATAGATATGTAGGTGGAGTTTCTGCAAATACTTTACCAGTACCAATGATGAATATCATTAATGGAGGTTCTCATTCAGATGCACCAATTGCATTTCAAGAGTTTATGGTAATGCCTGTAAAAGCCGAAACTTTTACTCAAGCAATGCAAATGGGGTCAGAAATATTTCATAATTTAAAGAAAGTTTTACACGACAGAAATTTATCTACAGCTGTAGGTGACGAAGGAGGTTTTGCACCGAATTTAGAAGGTGGAACTGAAGATGCATTAGATACTATTAAAAAAGCAGTAGATAATGCAGGTTATACTTTAGGTGATGATGTTATGATTGCATTAGATTGTGCAGCTGCAGAATTTTATAAAGATGGTAAATATGATTATTCTCTTTTTGAAGGACCAACAGGTAAAGTTCGTTCAAGTAAAGAACAAGCAGATTATTTAGCAGAATTAGCAGCAAAATATCCTATTATTTCTATTGAAGATGGGATGGACGAAAATGATTGGGAAGGTTGGAAATATTTAACTGAAAAAATCGGAGATAAAGTTCAATTAGTTGGAGATGATTTATTTGTAACAAACGTAGAACGTTTATCAAGAGGAATTGAAAACGGAATTGCAAATTCAATTTTAATTAAAGTAAACCAAATTGGTAGTTTAACTGAAACTATTGCCGCTGTAAACATGGCTAAAAACGCTGGTTTTACATCTGTAATGTCTCATAGATCTGGTGAAACAGAAGATAATACAATTGCAGATTTAGCAGTAGCTTTAAACTGTGGACAAATTAAAACTGGTTCTGCATCTCGTTCAGATAGAATGGCAAAATACAATCAATTATTAAGAATTGAAGAAGAATTAGGAGAAACGGCTTATTTTCCACAAGAAAAAGCGTTTAAAATATAA
- a CDS encoding PrsW family intramembrane metalloprotease — MNLLLLAVAPVTIIILYIYFKDKFEKEPIGFLFKNFLLGATASILITFILGIFASKLIPLTDAKSILQQFLQAFFVVALVEEFSKYLIVKFYAQKNKEFNEPFDGIVYAVMVSMGFAALENVLYVFQYGAATGFLRAFTAVPAHATFAILMGYFMGKAKFSNNRIVLNLTGLLFATIFHGAYDFFLFINFIPGISIGAFVSLIIGIVLSRKAIKRHQNNSVFKDVT, encoded by the coding sequence ATGAATTTACTTCTCCTTGCTGTTGCACCAGTAACTATTATTATTCTGTATATTTATTTTAAAGATAAATTTGAGAAAGAACCTATTGGGTTTTTATTTAAGAATTTTTTATTAGGTGCAACTGCAAGTATTTTAATTACTTTTATTTTAGGAATTTTTGCGTCAAAGTTAATTCCGTTAACAGATGCTAAAAGTATTCTACAGCAGTTTCTACAAGCATTTTTTGTAGTTGCTTTGGTAGAAGAATTTTCTAAATATTTAATCGTTAAATTTTACGCACAGAAAAATAAAGAGTTTAATGAACCTTTTGACGGAATAGTATATGCAGTAATGGTTTCTATGGGTTTTGCCGCTTTAGAAAATGTTCTATATGTTTTTCAATATGGAGCAGCAACAGGGTTTTTAAGAGCATTTACAGCAGTGCCTGCACACGCAACTTTTGCTATTTTAATGGGATATTTTATGGGAAAAGCTAAATTTTCTAACAATAGAATTGTTTTGAATTTAACGGGCCTTTTATTCGCAACTATTTTCCATGGAGCTTATGATTTCTTTTTATTTATCAACTTTATTCCTGGAATTTCTATAGGAGCTTTTGTCTCTTTAATTATTGGAATTGTTCTTTCTAGAAAAGCGATAAAAAGGCATCAAAATAACTCTGTTTTTAAAGATGTAACTTAA
- the rpsK gene encoding 30S ribosomal protein S11, whose translation MAKASSKKRKVIIEAVGEAHVTASFNNIIISLTNKKGDVISWSSAGKMGFRGSKKNTPYAAQLAAEDCANVAKEAGLRKVKVYVKGPGNGRESAIRSIHNAGIEVTEIIDVTPIPHNGCRPPKRRRV comes from the coding sequence ATGGCAAAAGCAAGTTCAAAAAAACGTAAAGTAATAATAGAAGCAGTTGGAGAAGCGCATGTAACAGCATCTTTTAACAATATCATTATTTCTTTAACAAATAAAAAAGGTGACGTAATTTCATGGTCATCTGCAGGTAAAATGGGTTTTAGAGGTTCTAAAAAGAATACTCCATATGCAGCTCAATTAGCAGCAGAAGATTGTGCAAACGTTGCAAAAGAGGCAGGTTTACGTAAAGTAAAAGTTTATGTAAAAGGTCCAGGTAATGGTAGAGAATCTGCTATTAGATCTATCCACAATGCTGGTATTGAGGTAACTGAAATTATTGACGTTACACCAATTCCTCATAATGGTTGTCGTCCACCAAAAAGAAGAAGAGTTTAA
- the carA gene encoding glutamine-hydrolyzing carbamoyl-phosphate synthase small subunit has product MKYQTRKKALVLLADGTIFYGKSVGIEGTSTGEICFNTGMTGYQEIFTDPSYFGQLMVATNAHIGNYGVNDNEVESDGIKISGLICRNFSFTHSRVDSDGNLKDWFTKHNLVAISDVDTRALVAYIRDNGAMNAIISTEIDNIEALKDQLAKVPSMEGLELASKVSTKEPYFVGDEKAEIKISALDIGIKKNILRNLAKRGAYIKVFPYNSSFEDLSNFNPDGYFISNGPGDPEPLKEAQEVAKEIIKRNLPLFGICLGHQVIALSQNISTYKMHNGHRGINHPVKNLLTGKGEITSQNHGFAINREEAEANENIEITHVHLNDHTVAGIRIKDKNTFSVQYHPEASPGPHDSEYLFDEFIKNIKNSKKVSVS; this is encoded by the coding sequence ATGAAATATCAAACACGCAAAAAAGCTTTAGTTTTATTAGCAGACGGAACAATTTTTTATGGAAAATCTGTTGGTATTGAAGGAACATCTACAGGAGAAATCTGTTTTAATACAGGTATGACAGGCTATCAAGAAATTTTTACAGATCCATCTTATTTTGGACAGTTAATGGTAGCAACAAATGCTCATATAGGTAATTATGGAGTAAATGATAATGAAGTAGAATCTGATGGAATTAAAATATCAGGATTAATTTGTAGAAATTTTAGTTTTACACATTCTAGGGTAGATTCAGACGGAAATTTAAAAGATTGGTTTACTAAACATAATTTAGTAGCTATTTCTGATGTTGATACAAGAGCTTTAGTAGCATATATTAGAGATAATGGAGCAATGAATGCAATTATTTCTACTGAAATTGACAATATTGAAGCATTAAAAGATCAACTAGCCAAAGTACCAAGTATGGAAGGATTAGAGTTAGCATCTAAAGTGTCTACTAAAGAACCATATTTTGTTGGTGATGAAAAAGCTGAAATTAAAATATCTGCTTTAGATATTGGTATCAAAAAAAATATTTTAAGAAATTTAGCAAAAAGGGGAGCTTACATAAAAGTATTCCCTTATAATTCTTCATTTGAAGATTTATCAAATTTTAATCCAGATGGATATTTTATTTCAAATGGACCTGGAGATCCAGAACCACTAAAAGAAGCTCAAGAAGTTGCTAAAGAAATCATAAAAAGAAATTTACCTTTATTTGGTATTTGTCTAGGACATCAGGTTATTGCATTATCGCAAAATATTTCTACTTATAAAATGCATAATGGTCATAGAGGAATTAATCATCCAGTAAAAAACTTGTTAACTGGTAAAGGAGAAATTACCTCTCAAAATCATGGTTTTGCTATTAATAGAGAAGAAGCAGAAGCAAATGAAAATATAGAAATTACACATGTTCATTTAAATGACCATACAGTAGCAGGAATTAGAATTAAAGATAAAAATACTTTTTCTGTTCAATATCACCCAGAAGCTAGTCCTGGACCACATGATTCAGAATATTTATTCGATGAATTTATAAAGAACATTAAGAATAGTAAAAAAGTATCAGTTTCCTAA
- the ykgO gene encoding type B 50S ribosomal protein L36: MKVRASVKKRSADCKIVRRKGRLYVINKQNPRFKQRQG; encoded by the coding sequence ATGAAAGTTAGAGCATCAGTTAAAAAAAGAAGTGCCGACTGCAAAATAGTTCGCAGAAAAGGCAGATTATATGTGATTAATAAACAAAATCCTAGATTTAAACAAAGACAAGGGTAA
- a CDS encoding dimethylarginine dimethylaminohydrolase family protein: MLKLNIKNETSRLRAVVLGTAESNGGVPKVEDCYDPKSVQHVIAGTYPKEEDMISEMDAVEAVLKKYNVDVFRPKVIENYNQIFSRDIAFVIDDKLVKANILPDRDQEIDAINHVISKIEPENIIKLPEECHVEGGDVMPWNDYIFVGTYSGEDYSDHITARTNIDAVIALQELFPDKTVKSFELRKDNTDPKENALHLDCCFQPIGKDKAILHKNGFLVEKEYEWLLNFFGKENVFEITKEEMYNMNSNVFSISEDVIISEKNFTRLNSWLRENGFTVEEVPYAEIAKQEGLLRCSTMPLIRD; encoded by the coding sequence ATGTTAAAACTCAATATTAAAAACGAAACTTCTAGATTAAGAGCTGTTGTTTTAGGAACAGCAGAAAGTAATGGAGGAGTACCAAAAGTTGAAGATTGTTACGATCCTAAAAGTGTACAACATGTAATTGCTGGAACATACCCAAAAGAAGAAGATATGATTTCGGAAATGGATGCTGTTGAAGCTGTTCTTAAAAAATATAATGTAGACGTTTTTAGGCCAAAAGTGATTGAGAATTACAATCAAATTTTTTCTAGAGATATAGCATTTGTTATTGATGATAAATTGGTAAAAGCAAATATATTACCAGATAGAGATCAAGAAATAGACGCAATTAATCATGTTATTTCTAAAATTGAACCAGAAAATATTATCAAGCTACCAGAAGAATGCCATGTAGAAGGTGGAGATGTAATGCCTTGGAATGATTATATTTTTGTAGGAACTTATTCTGGAGAAGATTATTCAGACCATATAACAGCTCGTACAAATATAGATGCAGTAATAGCTTTACAAGAATTATTTCCTGATAAAACTGTGAAATCTTTCGAGTTAAGAAAAGATAACACTGACCCAAAAGAAAATGCACTGCATTTAGATTGTTGTTTTCAACCCATAGGAAAAGACAAGGCCATACTTCATAAAAACGGATTTTTAGTTGAAAAAGAATATGAGTGGTTGTTGAATTTCTTTGGAAAAGAAAATGTTTTTGAAATCACTAAAGAAGAAATGTACAACATGAATAGTAATGTTTTTTCAATTTCTGAAGATGTTATCATTTCAGAAAAAAACTTTACAAGACTAAATTCTTGGTTAAGAGAAAATGGATTTACTGTTGAGGAAGTTCCTTATGCAGAAATAGCAAAGCAAGAAGGTTTGTTACGTTGTTCTACAATGCCTTTAATTAGAGATTAG
- the ctlX gene encoding citrulline utilization hydrolase CtlX, translating into MQQTTNTILMIRPINFRKNEQTAVNNYFQEDLALKNAEINAKAQEEFDAYVFKLKSYGVNVVVVSDTDKFDTPDSVFPNNWISFHENGTVGIYPMFAENRRSERREDILETLENEGFIIENIVDYTSAEEADIFLEATGSIILDRVNRKAYCALSARADEELFIEFCEDFEYTPVVFIANQTVEGKREAIYHTNVMMCVAETFAVICLDTIDDKQERKNVLKHLKEDGKQIIEITEEQMHSFAGNMLQVKGENNELFLVMSKAAHDSLTQSQVAKINNHCKIISSSLETIETCGGGSARCMMAEVFLPKA; encoded by the coding sequence ATGCAACAAACTACAAATACCATTTTAATGATTCGTCCTATAAATTTTAGGAAGAATGAGCAAACTGCTGTAAATAACTATTTTCAAGAAGATTTAGCTTTAAAAAATGCTGAAATAAATGCCAAAGCTCAAGAAGAGTTTGATGCTTATGTTTTTAAATTGAAAAGTTACGGAGTAAATGTGGTTGTTGTTTCTGATACAGATAAATTTGATACACCAGATTCTGTTTTTCCAAATAATTGGATTTCTTTTCATGAAAATGGTACCGTTGGTATTTACCCAATGTTTGCAGAAAATAGACGTTCAGAAAGAAGAGAAGATATTTTAGAAACTTTAGAAAATGAAGGTTTTATAATAGAAAATATTGTCGATTACACTTCAGCTGAAGAAGCAGATATATTTCTTGAAGCTACAGGAAGTATTATTTTAGACAGAGTAAATAGAAAAGCTTATTGTGCTCTATCCGCAAGAGCAGACGAAGAATTATTTATAGAGTTTTGTGAGGATTTTGAATATACACCAGTAGTTTTTATAGCAAACCAAACAGTAGAAGGCAAAAGAGAAGCTATTTACCACACAAATGTTATGATGTGCGTTGCAGAAACATTTGCGGTTATTTGTTTAGACACGATTGACGATAAGCAAGAAAGGAAAAATGTTTTAAAACATTTAAAAGAAGATGGAAAACAAATTATTGAAATTACTGAAGAACAAATGCATAGTTTTGCAGGTAATATGCTACAAGTAAAAGGTGAAAATAATGAGTTGTTTTTAGTAATGAGTAAAGCTGCACACGATTCTCTAACACAAAGTCAGGTTGCAAAAATAAATAACCACTGTAAAATTATTTCGAGCTCTTTAGAAACTATAGAAACCTGTGGTGGTGGAAGTGCACGTTGTATGATGGCAGAAGTCTTTTTGCCAAAAGCATAA
- the infA gene encoding translation initiation factor IF-1, which translates to MAKQSAIQQDGTITEALSNAMFRVELENGHIVTAHISGKMRMHYIKLLPGDKVKLEMSPYDLSKARITYRY; encoded by the coding sequence ATGGCTAAACAATCAGCAATTCAACAAGACGGAACAATAACAGAAGCATTATCTAATGCAATGTTTCGTGTAGAATTAGAAAACGGACATATTGTTACGGCACACATTTCTGGTAAAATGCGTATGCATTATATTAAACTTTTACCTGGAGATAAGGTAAAATTAGAAATGAGCCCATACGATTTATCAAAGGCAAGAATTACTTACAGGTATTAA